The Borrelia hispanica CRI sequence ATTAATCTCAATAATCAATTCAATTATAAATAAATAAACATGAATTACTAATTCTACAAATCTTTATTGGCAGAAGCAAAATCAATAATTCATATTAATCTCTAGTTAACTTTGAATAACCTCTGGCTTAGTAGATTTTTTAGTTGCCTTAGCTTTAGCGGCTGCTTTTGCTTGTGCTTGATCTTGTTGCACAACCCGTTCTTCTGCTTGATCTACAGATTGATCTTTTTGATCTTTTTCTTTTAATTGATCTTTTCCTTCTCCTGATTGATCTTCTGGTTGTAACTTAATTTTAGGTTCAACTACCTTTTTTCTTTCTAAATTACCAAGAAAAATTTCCTTATAATCTCTATAAAGAGTCTCTAAAACACCAGCAAGCAAACTATATTTCTTTATTTCACAATTATAATAAAGATTGTCCACTAGTTGAATTTTGATATCCAAATTATCTGTATATTTCTTGCTTATCCACTCTTTAACATATGAAGATACATACTCATAATCAATATCATCAGAATTTAGTATTGGGAAATTAACTATTGTCTCATCATTTTTTTTAGACTGAATCTCATCGCTCATATAAGTTTGCCAAAATCTATCTCTTCTCAAATAAAGTCTTCTTATCAAATATTTTAAAGTGAATTTCATATCATCTCTCCTTTTGCATTTTGCATCAAAATTTTATCTTTATCTGGATCTTGCTCTTGATATGGAAACATAATTCCTAAACTAGCAAGAGAAAGTCCTTTAGTGGTCTTAAATCCTTCAAAATTAGTGTTAATTTGTGGTCTCGGCGGGCGTACGGCAATATTATCTCCCCTACCCTCTTCGTATAAAGGGTATAAATTTGCAATATCATCACTAGAATCGCCATTTTCAATATTTCCTACATAAGATCGTATTTCTTCTTTAACCTCCATTCTCAACTTTGCCTTTTCTTCCTCTCTCCTTCTGATTCGCTCTCTTCTTTCTTCTTCTTCTCGCCTAAATAATCTCTCTATATATTCTTGTTGTCGTTTAAGTTTCAGTTTGCGTTCTTTTTCTGTTTTCTCTTTTTCTTTTTTTTCTTCTTCTTCGTCTTTCACATTTTTTGACGCATGAAATTCAAAATTTTTGCTTGCTAATCTTATTTTTTCGCCATATTTTTCTTTTTTCGTCGTGTAATTTTTCTTATATTTGTGCGAGTACCAATCTTTGAATCGACCCTCCCATATGATCTCATAGTCGTTTATTACGCCATCCGTTCTTTTCATCATCATCCACACTTTGTACTTGTACCTGTTGCCAAATTGCTTTAGAAAGTGTTTCAAAATATCTTCGATGTCATATTCTTTCCCATACTCATTTATGGCAGTCTCCAAATTTAGCAGGGCGTTTATGTACGTAGAATCGTTGTTGCTCAGCTCTTTCACCTGTTGCATATAGTTTTTGCTTATTTTGTGCACATCTATCAGTCTAGTTTTTACGCCAATTCGTTTAAATCGCACTTTTTCACTTTTTTGCTCAACTCTTTTTGGTTTCTCACATGAAAGATTTTTCACAGAGTTTTTCTCTAAAGAGTTCTTAGAATTCTCTTTATTTATATTGCTTATATTAGCTTTATTAAAATCATCCAAACTTTGCACATGCGAAATTATACCCATGCGATTTTTATGAAGTTGTTCATTAGTTTTGTTTTCTATTTTTTCTGTTATAAATTTTGTGGTTTTTGAATTTATATTTTTGGGTTCGTTATTAAAAGTTTCGTTAAGATCGAAATTTCCAATGATGATTTTATCTTTTAAATTATCTTGTAGCATTTGTGTTAGATATTCTAATATCGCGTCTTTATGTGTAGGCATTAGTTCCATATTTTGCACATAATAAGCGACACTTCCTTTTCCTTTTCCAAATCTTATAATTTTAGATTTTATTAGATTTAGGTTGTTTAGTAGCTTTATATCTAATTCTAGTGTGCGTTTACATACTTTTTTTGCAGCATCATTTTCTAATAATTTAAGTACTATTTTTTGGATATCACAAGCTGAATATTCTTCAATACCCATTGATTGTTTATAATTTGTATTTTTAGTATTGATTGCCCAATAAACTTTAATTATTCTTTTATATCGTTTTAGCATCTTGATTATTTGCAATTTAACATAGGACATTCGTATTGTTTGACTATTATTGGGATCTTTATGAATATTTAGTTCTACAAGGCTTTTTAATATTGCATTTATTTGACCTTCTGGGTCTTGATATTTGAAATTATTATTATCTTTTGCTATACTTAACATAGGTTGTTTTTTTCTATCCAAAGTTTAGATTTTCTTTTTTTAAAAGAAGCTTTGGATATTTATGTATTTTATTATACATAAATATTTCACTCTTGACTAGTTTTGCGGTTGAGGTGATTTTTTTATATCTTTTTATTGAATAAACCTGAGAAACAATTTTTGTGAAATTTCTATTTATATAATAAAAAAGTTTAGTAATATTTTTATTTAAAATAATATTTAGAATCATAAGCATTGATTATATAATATTTTAAATTGAATATCAATTCACTTAGTTGTAAGGGAATTTATATTCATAAAATATGTTTTAATTAATATCAATTTAATACTTTATAAGTTATTCATTATTTAATTCTAAATATCCTGTAATTTATAAGATTATAATTTATATATTTTTTTATGTATATTATATATTTTTTTTATTTAGTATTTTTGAATGACTTTTTGACTCTATAATCAATTTTGTTTGTTTTTTTTCTGTTAAGTTATTGATTTCTTCTTTGAGTTTGGCTATTTCATTATCTTTCTTTTTTATTTCTTTTTGTATTGTTTCTGTTAAGTTTTTGATTTCTTCTTTGAGTTGTATGAATGCACTGTGATTTTCTTTTGTTTCAATGTTTTGAATTTTTATATTGTTTGTTTTTTGAGTATACGTTTTATTATTTTGAGAGTATTTGCTTATTTCATTATTTATTATTTCTATTTTGTTTTGAATGA is a genomic window containing:
- a CDS encoding plasmid maintenance protein gives rise to the protein MDRKKQPMLSIAKDNNNFKYQDPEGQINAILKSLVELNIHKDPNNSQTIRMSYVKLQIIKMLKRYKRIIKVYWAINTKNTNYKQSMGIEEYSACDIQKIVLKLLENDAAKKVCKRTLELDIKLLNNLNLIKSKIIRFGKGKGSVAYYVQNMELMPTHKDAILEYLTQMLQDNLKDKIIIGNFDLNETFNNEPKNINSKTTKFITEKIENKTNEQLHKNRMGIISHVQSLDDFNKANISNINKENSKNSLEKNSVKNLSCEKPKRVEQKSEKVRFKRIGVKTRLIDVHKISKNYMQQVKELSNNDSTYINALLNLETAINEYGKEYDIEDILKHFLKQFGNRYKYKVWMMMKRTDGVINDYEIIWEGRFKDWYSHKYKKNYTTKKEKYGEKIRLASKNFEFHASKNVKDEEEEKKEKEKTEKERKLKLKRQQEYIERLFRREEEERRERIRRREEEKAKLRMEVKEEIRSYVGNIENGDSSDDIANLYPLYEEGRGDNIAVRPPRPQINTNFEGFKTTKGLSLASLGIMFPYQEQDPDKDKILMQNAKGEMI